In Miscanthus floridulus cultivar M001 chromosome 5, ASM1932011v1, whole genome shotgun sequence, one genomic interval encodes:
- the LOC136455205 gene encoding uncharacterized protein — MDVLNHFLLWVDQRQLLTPVRGVADFRVSLYADDLVILVAPVTRDLEAIKAALQIFGLASGLFSNFDKSVATPIHCTVEDLQRLNEVLACRVEHFPCRYLGIPLSVFKLKRSEEQFLIDKVAARIPGWKGNLLSMAGRTALVKATLSAIPVHVSIALCLSPWAIGEIDRLRRAFIWTGSEVAAGGRYRAAWTVCYRPKELGGLGISDLRRVGIALRLRWVCRDRRAGRMPVSRESVVLKLF, encoded by the coding sequence ATGGATGTACTCAATCACTTCCTGCTATGGGTGGATCAAAGGCAGCTGTTGACGCCGGTCCGGGGAGTTGCGGACTTCCGGGTGAGTTTGTATGCTGATGACTTGGTAATCCTTGTAGCTCCGGTTACCAGGGATCTGGAGGCCATTAAGGCGGCGCTACAGATTTTTGGTCTCGCTTCCGGGCTTTTCTCCAACTTCGACAAAAGCGTGGCAACACCAATTCATTGTACCGTGGAGGATTTGCAGAGGCTAAATGAGGTGCTTGCTTGCCGTGTGGAGCATTTCCCATGTCGTTACTTGGGGATTCCGCTATCTGTTTTCAAACTAAAGCGTTCGGAGGAGCAATTCCTCATTGATAAGGTGGCAGCTAGAATACCTGGATGGAAGGGGAACCTGTTGAGCATGGCTGGCCGCACGGCCTTGGTAAAGGCAACACTGTCAGCGATCCCGGTGCATGTCTCCATCGCCCTATGTCTGTCACCATGGGCAATTGGGGAGATTGATCGCCTGCGTCGTGCTTTTATCTGGACAGGTTCGGAGGTGGCTGCTGGTGGCCGCTATAGGGCTGCCTGGACAGTTTGCTACCGGCCCAAGGAGCTGGGCGGCCTCGGTATTTCTGACCTCAGGCGTGTGGGAATTGCGCTGCGTTTGCGGTGGGTGTGTCGCGACAGGCGCGCTGGCAGGATGCCTGTGTCCAGGGAGAGCGTGGTGCTGAAGCTGTTCTAG
- the LOC136453233 gene encoding early nodulin-like protein 1 — protein sequence MGASQVWSSAPAWLVIVVGFAAVVCSSEAHAFYAGGRDGWVLDPTESYNHWAGRNRFQVNDAIVFTHEKGVDSVLQVTEQDFDTCNTRNPVRRLQADVGSSGSSVFRLDRSGPFFFISSDEDRCQKGQKLYIIVMAVRQPTTPPAPAVAPAPDSAFPPAPAPESAFPLAPSPVWASAPENAHAPPPTAGASRLVIDEAIIGSVVGVIGALVLCAV from the exons ATGGGGGCTTCTCAGGTGTGGTCATCGGCGCCGGCCTGGCTCGTGATCGTCGTCGGCTTCGCGGCCGTGGTTTGCTCGTCGGAGGCTCACGCCTTCTACGCCGGTGGCCGCGACGGCTGGGTCCTCGACCCCACCGAGAGCTACAACCACTGGGCCGGGCGCAACCGGTTCCAAGTGAACGACGCCATCG TGTTCACGCACGAGAAGGGCGTCGACTCGGTGCTGCAGGTGACGGAGCAGGACTTCGACACGTGCAACACGCGCAACCCGGTCCGGCGGCTCCAAGCCGACGTCGGCAGCAGCGGCAGTTCGGTGTTCAGGCTCGACCGGTCCGGCCCGTTCTTCTTCATCAGCAGCGACGAGGACCGGTGCCAAAAGGGCCAGAAGCTGTACATAATCGTGATGGCGGTTCGCCAGCCGACGACGCCGCCGGCACCGGCAGTAGCGCCGGCACCTGACTCTGCGTTCCCGCCGGCGCCGGCACCTGAATCGGCGTTCCCGCTGGCGCCTTCACCGGTGTGGGCCTCGGCGCCCGAGAACGCGCATGCTCCACCGCCGACGGCGGGTGCGTCGCGTCTGGTCATCGACGAAGCGATCATCGGCTCTGTGGTTGGGGTTATAGGGGCTTTGGTGCTCTGTGCCGTGTAG
- the LOC136453235 gene encoding protein S40-1-like, protein MPQAVHRLAMEEFQEADVLWPDVALAHHHDCHRHRPADSHGHSHQHLTGQQQPRAAVVHTPLQSPPVRIPSMPPPATGAARPTSREDWWTRSYYGDDDDSSEEVGIVLPHVLAARRRAEDQRRVMASSVCMGHGRTLKGRDLRAVRNAVLHMTGFLSSSGKY, encoded by the coding sequence ATGCCGCAGGCTGTGCATCGTCTAGCGATGGAAGAGTTCCAGGAAGCCGACGTGCTGTGGCCGGACGTTGCCCTTGCCCACCACCACgactgccaccgccaccgcccggCCGACTCCCACGGCCACAGCCACCAGCACCTCACTGGTCAGCAGCAACCACGCGCCGCGGTCGTCCACACACCGCTGCAGTCCCCGCCCGTGCGCATCCCCTCGATGCCGCCGCCGGCCACGGGGGCGGCGCGCCCGACGAGCCGGGAGGACTGGTGGACGCGCAGCTACTACGGCGATGACGACGACAGCTCTGAAGAAGTGGGGATCGTGCTGCCGCACGTGCTGGCGGCGAGGCGGCGCGCGGAGGATCAGCGGAGAGTGATGGCCTCGTCGGTGTGCATGGGCCACGGGCGCACGCTCAAGGGCCGCGACCTCCGCGCCGTCCGCAACGCCGTGCTCCACATGACCGGATTCCTCAGCAGCTCCGGCAAGTACTGA